From the genome of Romeriopsis navalis LEGE 11480:
CCGCAATTTCGACCGCCGATGCTCCATCAACCTTGGGCAAAACCGACTCTGTGACCATTACACCTGTGGCCTCAACCGGCGACACTAACGCAACTCGATTTAACAAACTGGAAGTCAACCAAGCCAACAAAATCCCAAAGCTCAAAGTAGAGACGGTAATTACTGGCACCAAACCAACTCCGCCCGAGAGATCGGTATAGCGAGCGAGGGCGAAAATCTGCCAAGGGACACCAACCCAATAGAGACTGCGCGCTAAAATTCGCGGCAACTTATCTGGCAATATTCTCAAGACCAACAGGCCCATACCAACCCAAAAAAGCAGCGGTGAATAGGCTTGAAACAAAGTTTCAACCATGACTCTTAGCGCCCTAGACTACCAATTTTTAATCTTCCACTGCCCAGCTTCGCGTACCACGCTGTAATTCAACACTAGCTCATCCGTTCGATCGTCGATGGGACTATCTTCCTTCGTATAAGTTCGTTGCTCACGCACAAAGGCAGTAATGGTCGCCTGGTCCGGATTGTCGGGATCAACCTCAACTGCCCGCACTTCCATCTCATGCTCATAGGCAATGATCAAGGCTTCTTGCTTC
Proteins encoded in this window:
- a CDS encoding ARC6/PARC6 family protein, which produces PGVRGEMNKATAQNVLQFWFAAKKAAFGPSHNTTKLAEILTEPRLSDWRSESIGAKQEALIIAYEHEMEVRAVEVDPDNPDQATITAFVREQRTYTKEDSPIDDRTDELVLNYSVVREAGQWKIKNW